Proteins encoded together in one Prochlorococcus marinus str. MIT 9211 window:
- the metH gene encoding methionine synthase: protein MDFINHLKKRNTILVFDGGMGTALQLQELSKEDFGGSQFEGCNEYLLISNPKSVEKVHRSYLEVGCDVIETNTFGATSVVLAEYGLENKAYQLNLAASKMAKTLAKEYSTINKPRYAAGSIGPTTKLPTLGHIDFDDLTNSYQEQVEALITGGIDLVLVETCQDVLQIKSALLAISLAEKSLGIKIPVMVSITMETTGTMLIGTEISAALTILEPFNIDILGLNCATGPEEMKSHIQYLSSHSPFITSCIPNAGLPENIGGKAHYRLTPIELKMQLMHFIKDLGVKVIGGCCGTTPEHIKGLTQLVEEITNSNDQNLPSIKKIATQPSASSIYEKISYQQDNSFLIVGERLNASGSKKVRELLNKDDWDGLVSLAKGQLKENAHILDVNVDYVGRDGVADMSRLVSKLVTNVNIPLMLDSTDYEKMESGLKKAGGKCILNSTNFEDGPDRFFQVLQLCKSHGSSVVIGTIDEEGMARTASKKLDITKRSYKEATCFGLKDSDIFFDPLVLPITTGIEDDRLNAKETILAIKNIKSLYPSVHLILGISNVSFGLNPAARVTLNSVFLNECINSGLDSAIISPSKILPLSKVSEDNLKICLDLIYDKRKYRDHICIYDPLTQLTKAFEGVSAKSKSSSDDLSKLPIEKRLKSHIIEGEKEKLRENLLIALEGYKPLHIVNTFLLDGMKVVGELFGSGQMQLPFVLQSAETMKYAVSILEPFMEKTSDSKSSKGKFIIATVKGDVHDIGKNLVDIILTNNGYEVFNLGIKQDVNSIIKAQEGIQADCIAMSGLLVKSTAFMKDNLQALNEANIQVPVILGGAALTPRFVNTDCSQVYNGMVIYGKDAFTDLRFMDAYMEAKINNRWDNKLGFLDGNPDNLSIPNPSASKNPDYINDNKTIKITTNSLKTKGTLQANTSRSNTILKEKPIVPPFKGNRILNSQQLDLSQYSFYLDRNALFSGQWQFKKKKEQSREDYEQDLIDTAEPILESWITRIQEQNLISPSLVYGYFPCARVGNSLKIYSLTSHQYLGTFTFPRQRSGNKLCISDYFNDLENDRPIDYLPMQAVTMGEEASMFAHKLYKEDKYTDYLFFHGLIVQLAEALAEYSHSIIRTECGFAGLEPKNIKDILAQRYRGCRYSFGYPACPNVGDSRLQLKWLEGSRIGLSMDDSDQLHPEQSTTAIIALHSQAKYFSA from the coding sequence ATGGATTTTATTAATCATTTAAAAAAAAGGAACACAATATTAGTATTTGATGGCGGAATGGGAACAGCATTGCAATTACAGGAACTAAGCAAGGAAGATTTTGGAGGAAGTCAATTTGAAGGTTGTAATGAGTATCTACTTATCTCAAATCCAAAATCTGTTGAGAAGGTTCATAGAAGTTATTTAGAAGTTGGTTGTGATGTAATTGAGACCAATACCTTTGGCGCAACTTCTGTTGTATTGGCTGAATATGGATTGGAAAATAAAGCTTATCAATTAAACTTAGCAGCCTCAAAGATGGCTAAAACTTTAGCAAAAGAATACTCAACTATAAACAAGCCGCGTTATGCAGCAGGCTCGATTGGTCCCACAACTAAACTCCCTACATTAGGCCATATAGATTTTGATGATTTAACGAATAGTTACCAGGAACAGGTTGAGGCATTAATTACTGGAGGTATTGATCTTGTACTTGTAGAAACCTGTCAAGATGTTTTACAGATTAAATCGGCATTATTGGCTATTAGTTTAGCTGAAAAAAGTTTAGGAATAAAAATACCAGTAATGGTCTCTATTACAATGGAAACTACTGGAACCATGTTAATAGGCACAGAGATATCTGCAGCATTAACTATACTTGAGCCCTTTAATATCGATATCCTTGGACTTAACTGTGCAACAGGCCCAGAGGAAATGAAATCCCATATTCAATATCTATCATCTCACTCTCCTTTTATTACCAGCTGCATTCCTAATGCTGGCTTGCCAGAAAATATCGGCGGTAAAGCACATTATCGTTTAACTCCAATAGAACTAAAGATGCAACTTATGCATTTTATTAAGGATTTAGGTGTTAAGGTTATTGGTGGATGTTGTGGTACCACTCCAGAACATATTAAGGGTTTAACTCAGTTAGTAGAAGAAATAACTAATTCAAATGATCAGAATTTGCCATCGATAAAAAAAATAGCAACACAACCTTCAGCTTCGTCTATATATGAAAAAATAAGTTATCAACAAGATAATTCCTTTTTAATAGTTGGAGAAAGGCTTAATGCTAGTGGCTCTAAAAAGGTTCGAGAGTTACTTAACAAAGACGACTGGGATGGACTTGTATCATTAGCTAAAGGCCAATTAAAAGAAAACGCGCATATTTTAGACGTTAATGTTGATTATGTTGGTAGAGACGGAGTTGCCGATATGAGTCGATTAGTTTCAAAACTAGTAACTAATGTAAATATACCTTTAATGCTTGATTCAACTGACTATGAAAAAATGGAAAGTGGTTTAAAGAAGGCTGGTGGTAAATGTATACTTAACTCCACTAATTTTGAAGATGGTCCGGATAGATTCTTTCAGGTTTTACAGCTTTGCAAAAGTCATGGTTCTTCTGTAGTAATTGGAACGATAGATGAAGAAGGTATGGCAAGGACGGCTTCTAAAAAATTAGATATTACTAAGCGTTCTTACAAAGAAGCAACTTGTTTTGGATTAAAAGATAGTGATATTTTCTTTGACCCACTTGTCTTACCTATTACTACTGGTATTGAAGATGATAGGCTTAATGCTAAGGAAACAATACTGGCTATAAAAAATATTAAGTCTCTATATCCTTCGGTTCATCTAATCCTTGGCATATCGAATGTTAGTTTTGGATTGAACCCAGCTGCGAGAGTAACACTTAATTCTGTATTTTTGAATGAATGTATTAATTCTGGTCTAGATTCTGCTATTATTTCTCCATCCAAGATTCTTCCATTAAGTAAAGTTAGTGAAGATAACTTAAAGATATGTTTGGATTTAATATATGACAAAAGAAAATACCGAGATCATATATGTATATACGATCCCTTAACACAATTAACTAAAGCATTTGAAGGTGTTTCAGCAAAAAGTAAATCATCTAGTGATGACTTAAGTAAACTACCAATAGAAAAACGTCTTAAAAGTCATATAATAGAAGGAGAAAAGGAAAAATTAAGAGAAAACCTCTTAATAGCTCTAGAGGGTTATAAACCACTTCATATCGTAAATACTTTTCTTCTAGATGGAATGAAGGTTGTTGGAGAATTATTTGGATCTGGTCAAATGCAATTACCTTTTGTACTTCAATCTGCTGAAACAATGAAATATGCAGTCTCAATCTTAGAGCCATTTATGGAGAAAACTAGTGATAGTAAATCATCCAAAGGAAAATTTATTATTGCTACAGTTAAAGGTGATGTACATGATATAGGTAAAAACTTAGTTGATATTATTCTAACCAATAATGGCTATGAAGTGTTTAATTTAGGAATAAAGCAAGATGTAAACTCTATTATAAAAGCTCAAGAAGGTATACAAGCAGACTGTATCGCTATGAGTGGCTTGCTCGTGAAGTCTACAGCATTTATGAAGGATAACCTACAAGCTCTAAATGAAGCTAATATCCAAGTACCTGTAATTCTTGGCGGAGCTGCTCTTACTCCTAGATTCGTTAATACTGATTGTAGTCAGGTTTATAATGGAATGGTTATCTATGGAAAAGATGCTTTTACTGACCTTAGATTTATGGATGCTTATATGGAAGCTAAAATTAATAACCGCTGGGACAATAAGCTAGGTTTTCTAGATGGTAACCCTGATAATTTATCAATTCCTAATCCTTCAGCCAGTAAAAATCCCGACTATATTAATGATAATAAAACTATCAAAATAACTACAAATAGTTTAAAAACAAAAGGAACTCTGCAAGCCAATACTAGTAGATCTAATACCATTCTTAAAGAGAAGCCTATTGTTCCCCCTTTCAAAGGAAATCGTATCCTGAATTCCCAACAATTGGATCTTTCGCAATATTCATTTTATTTAGATCGTAATGCACTTTTTTCTGGACAATGGCAATTCAAAAAGAAAAAGGAACAATCTCGCGAAGATTATGAACAGGATCTTATTGATACAGCAGAGCCTATTTTAGAATCATGGATAACTCGCATACAGGAACAGAATCTAATTTCACCATCTTTAGTTTATGGCTATTTCCCTTGTGCTCGAGTCGGAAATTCTTTAAAAATTTATTCTCTAACCTCCCATCAATATTTAGGAACATTTACTTTTCCTAGACAGCGATCAGGCAATAAACTTTGCATTTCAGATTATTTTAATGATCTGGAAAATGACAGACCAATTGATTATTTGCCTATGCAAGCTGTCACTATGGGAGAAGAAGCTAGTATGTTCGCTCATAAACTTTATAAGGAAGATAAGTACACTGATTATTTATTCTTTCATGGTCTAATTGTTCAATTAGCTGAGGCATTGGCAGAATACTCTCACTCTATTATCAGAACTGAGTGTGGATTTGCAGGTTTAGAGCCAAAGAATATTAAAGATATACTTGCTCAGAGATATAGAGGCTGTAGGTATTCGTTTGGTTATCCTGCATGTCCAAATGTAGGTGACTCTAGGCTTCAGTTAAAATGGCTTGAAGGATCAAGAATTGGATTGAGCATGGATGACAGCGATCAACTTCATCCCGAGCAAAGCACAACTGCAATTATTGCATTGCATAGCCAGGCTAAATATTTCAGTGCTTAA
- a CDS encoding ATP adenylyltransferase produces the protein MTNEFYWNKAITISKTAIEAKSLVPLKTNIENLITSPDYLFELKSLITNFVDKDNNFGPAQNPFSPWDPNLEIANISNNHILILNKFPVQKGHMLLITNKWAPQNGWLTLEDFNALELVNNDTTGLWFFNSSPLAGASQPHRHLQLLRREQGSASCPREKWFKDLLYSNSSSSSLLTRSCKIRSNLSTKGFKDILYQNYLELAFSLNLGSPNSNKKPSYPYNLLITSEWIALIRRSRECIHGFSLNALGFAGYLLSKPGSDTKWLSKNGPIKLLEGVVDPL, from the coding sequence GTGACTAATGAATTTTACTGGAATAAAGCTATAACGATATCTAAAACTGCCATTGAAGCTAAATCACTAGTACCTTTAAAAACTAATATTGAAAACTTAATTACGTCACCAGATTACTTATTTGAACTTAAATCTTTAATAACTAATTTTGTAGATAAAGATAATAACTTTGGCCCAGCACAAAATCCCTTTAGCCCATGGGATCCAAATTTAGAAATAGCAAATATTTCTAATAATCATATTTTAATTTTAAATAAATTCCCTGTACAAAAAGGACATATGCTTCTTATTACAAATAAATGGGCTCCTCAGAATGGATGGTTAACATTAGAAGATTTCAATGCTTTAGAATTAGTCAATAATGATACCACTGGTTTATGGTTCTTTAACAGTTCCCCTTTGGCAGGTGCCAGTCAGCCACATAGACATCTGCAACTTCTAAGAAGAGAGCAAGGTTCAGCTTCATGCCCAAGAGAGAAGTGGTTTAAGGACTTATTATATTCTAATTCCTCTAGCAGTTCATTATTAACTAGAAGCTGTAAAATCAGATCAAACCTATCTACTAAAGGATTCAAGGATATACTCTATCAAAATTACCTTGAATTAGCATTTAGTTTAAACTTAGGCTCCCCCAATAGTAATAAAAAGCCCTCATATCCTTATAATTTATTAATTACTTCAGAATGGATTGCACTTATAAGAAGGTCCAGAGAATGTATACATGGTTTTAGTCTTAATGCACTAGGTTTTGCTGGGTATTTGCTATCTAAACCCGGATCTGACACCAAATGGTTATCAAAGAATGGACCCATTAAGCTATTGGAGGGTGTTGTAGACCCTCTATAA
- a CDS encoding DUF2237 family protein, with product MASTHSNKRDLNVLGEPLKICGCKPMTGWFRDGLCKADEADLGEHTICAVMTDSFLSYSKAQGNDLSTPMPEYSFPGLREGDHWCICARRWVQAYEDGVAPQIKLEATHQSVLSIISLDVLSNHMA from the coding sequence ATGGCTTCAACCCATTCCAATAAAAGGGATTTAAACGTTTTAGGAGAACCTTTAAAGATTTGTGGTTGTAAACCCATGACAGGTTGGTTTAGAGACGGGTTATGCAAGGCTGACGAAGCAGATCTGGGAGAACATACAATTTGCGCTGTAATGACTGATTCATTCCTCTCATACAGCAAAGCCCAAGGCAATGATTTGTCGACTCCTATGCCCGAATATTCGTTCCCTGGGCTTCGGGAAGGTGATCATTGGTGTATTTGCGCTCGTCGATGGGTTCAGGCTTATGAGGATGGCGTAGCCCCCCAAATCAAACTTGAGGCGACGCATCAATCAGTTTTGTCTATTATTTCTCTGGATGTCTTGAGCAATCACATGGCATAA